Proteins from one Robertmurraya sp. FSL R5-0851 genomic window:
- the copZ gene encoding copper chaperone CopZ has protein sequence MEKVTLKVQGMSCGHCVNSIEGSVNELEGVSLVKVHLKEGTVEIEYSSNDINLETIKRTIDEQGYDVI, from the coding sequence ATGGAAAAGGTAACACTTAAAGTTCAGGGGATGTCTTGTGGTCATTGTGTAAATTCGATTGAAGGTAGTGTAAATGAACTAGAAGGTGTCTCTTTGGTCAAAGTTCACCTTAAGGAAGGAACCGTTGAGATAGAATATAGTTCAAATGATATAAATCTTGAAACGATAAAAAGGACCATTGATGAACAGGGTTATGATGTAATCTAA
- a CDS encoding YdhK family protein: MLKSKKILLALVSLLTVITLAACAGNEESDSNQDEGMENMDHSNMDMGSETEENDDSGSEESMDMDHSGTGEVPEGLKVSENPTYKVGSKAIIKDAHMEGMEGAEATIVGAYDTVAYAISYTPTNGGEPAENHKWVIHEEIPDAGEQPLETGAEVTINAEHMDGMDGAKAVIDSAEETTVYMIDFTPTTGGERVTNHQWVTESELSPVE; the protein is encoded by the coding sequence ATGCTGAAAAGTAAAAAAATATTGCTAGCGCTAGTTTCTCTACTTACAGTAATCACCTTAGCTGCGTGTGCTGGTAATGAGGAGAGTGATTCCAACCAGGATGAGGGTATGGAAAACATGGATCACTCAAATATGGATATGGGTTCAGAAACTGAAGAAAACGATGATTCTGGATCGGAAGAAAGCATGGACATGGATCATTCTGGTACAGGAGAAGTGCCTGAAGGGTTAAAGGTATCAGAAAATCCAACATATAAAGTCGGAAGTAAAGCAATCATCAAAGATGCTCATATGGAAGGTATGGAAGGTGCTGAAGCAACTATTGTCGGTGCTTATGATACGGTTGCATATGCCATTTCATATACCCCAACAAATGGTGGAGAACCAGCAGAAAACCATAAGTGGGTTATTCACGAAGAAATTCCTGATGCTGGTGAACAGCCTCTAGAAACGGGCGCTGAAGTAACAATTAATGCAGAACATATGGATGGCATGGATGGAGCTAAGGCTGTAATTGACTCAGCAGAAGAGACAACCGTCTATATGATCGATTTTACACCTACTACTGGTGGTGAAAGAGTAACCAATCACCAATGGGTTACTGAAAGCGAACTTTCACCAGTTGAATAA